CGATGGCGGGAGAGCTGGGCGTGAACGTGGACCTGGCCCTTGTGCCCGGAGGCGAGGCCCTGCGCGAGGATGTCATCCTTTATTCGGAGTCGCAGGGCCGCCTTATAGTTTCGGTCGCGCCGGGGAACTGCGCCGCCTTCGAGGGACTATTCGCAGGCCTACCCTGCGCGCGGATAGGGCGGGTCACGCGCGACGTGGCGATCATAATCCGCGGGTGCGACGGCGCACCGGCCGTTACCAGCGACGTCGCCCGCTGCCTCGAGAGTTATCGCGCGACGTTCAGGAATTTTTAGTATGCCGTTGGACGCATAAAACAACAGGGGATGTCACGTTCATGCCAAAACCAGCCGTACTCGTGCTCACCGGATATGGAATAAACTGCGACGAGGAGACGCGCTACGCCTTCGAGCGCGCCGGCGCCGACGCGCGCATCGTGCACATCAACGACATCATCGCCTCGCCGGCAATGATGGCGCACTTTCAGATAGTGGCGTTTCCGGGCGGTTTTTCGTACGGCGATGACACCGGAAGCGGCAAGGCGCTCGCCAACCGCGTAAAGAACAACCTCATGGACGAGTTTCGCTCCTTCATAGAGCGCGACACGCTCATGCTCGGAATCTGCAACGGCTTTCAGGTGATGGCGAACCTCGGCATCGTACCGGCCCTGGTCGAAACTATCGGAGACGTCCAGGTGTCGCTCGAGCGCAACAACACCGCCCGGTACCAGTGCCGGTGGGTGGACCTGGCCGTAGGTCCGGGAAACGCCTCGGTTTTTATAAAGGGAATGGAGCGCCTGCATGTTCCCGTTGCGCACGGAGAGGGCAACTTCTACGCGTCGTCGGAGGTGCTTGCGGCGATCGAGGAGAAGAAGCTCGTTGCCCTGCGTTATGTGCGGCCCGACGGATCGCCGGCGGACGGGGAGTTTCCGTTCAACCCCAATGGTTCGTTAGACGATATCGCAGCGATATCGGACGCGAGCGGCCGAATACTCGGCATGATGCCCCATCCCGAGCGGAACATCCTGTTCACCCAGCGCGATGACTGGACGTATATAAGGGAGAAGGCTAAAAGGGAAGGGGCCCGTCCGGACGAAGAGAGCGA
The DNA window shown above is from Spirochaetota bacterium and carries:
- a CDS encoding phosphoribosylformylglycinamidine synthase subunit PurQ, with the protein product MPKPAVLVLTGYGINCDEETRYAFERAGADARIVHINDIIASPAMMAHFQIVAFPGGFSYGDDTGSGKALANRVKNNLMDEFRSFIERDTLMLGICNGFQVMANLGIVPALVETIGDVQVSLERNNTARYQCRWVDLAVGPGNASVFIKGMERLHVPVAHGEGNFYASSEVLAAIEEKKLVALRYVRPDGSPADGEFPFNPNGSLDDIAAISDASGRILGMMPHPERNILFTQRDDWTYIREKAKREGARPDEESEGMTLFRNAVRYFK